Genomic segment of Populus nigra chromosome 14, ddPopNigr1.1, whole genome shotgun sequence:
ACAGAATCTCTCCAAGTTTCCTCTTTGCTTCTGATAGAAGTTTCTGATAGGACAAAAATAATGTGAGGCAAGAACACTTCttaaactcaaatttaaaagaatggaGAGATATTGCAAAAGCAAGTTTATAAACATACTATGGGTTTAAACCTTGGTCTTTccagaaaacaaaaggcatttACTTTTAGCCATTTGCACATCATTTCAAATTATGAATCCTTACATTCATGTAACTGTTTGAATCCCCCACCCGAAAAGCTATCAGCTTTAGCAAATTGTAAAGCGGGAAAAAAAGTCTCATTCTTCCAAGCCTTTTAATACTCTCCTAATCCTAATCATTATAATTAGCCAAGTAACATGACTGCAATTAAAActttggaagaagaaaaatctgatTCAAATGTCAGATGGAAGTGATAAAGCTCCAGTATTCTAATTTAGCATGAAGTTTCTTGTTCCATATGTTCTAGCTTACTCTGCAGTCGATGGTTTGTATGGTACTGTAGCAGGGTGTAGCCAATGGAAAAATGCTCCTAGGTTTAGTTGTTTGGGTTATTAAGGTCCTAAGCAATAATGAGATGTTTTGATATGAACTAAGGATGACTAGAAACAAAGATTCAGTTCCTATCAAACCGAACAATGTAAGAAGTATAGAACAATTCTCAAGAATTCAACAAGTGGGTGGAACACATACTGATAAAGCAGGGCAAGAACTACATCCACTAGAAATATGTATGCATGcacatatttaattatttgtatattcTGTAGCAATAacatatggaaaaagaacatatTTTCAGATGACGAAGCTTCAGTCattttcacttgaaaacatACTTGGCAGCTCAGATAATCTTCACATGCAAGGAATGCTATGTTCACTGAAGATAGCTTTGGGGGAGTAAGAATTGAAACTTTAGTTACAATTCCCAAGGAACCTTCACTTCCTACATCAATGATAGCAAAAATACATGAATTGGACCATCTGGTAAAAATTGGCTGGTGATAGGGAAAAATAATCCAGAGCAAAGTGACTGGCATATACCTATAAACAGATGCTTCAAGTCATACCCTGTATTATCTTTACGTAATGTCCCTAGCATGTCAAGCACATCGCCATTTGCCAGAACAGCCTCAAGACCTGTAAGATTGGCCAAGAATATGCTTGTAATAACTGGCATCACAAAAATTATAGATATACAGAAGTGTGATGATACTGACACAAATTAGACATCTATAACTCCAATACATCCCCTATAATATCCCAGCATTACAGCATAATTTTATGGTCCTGTAGCAGGACCcaacaacataatcaaattcGTCTCATTTTACAGTCATATGAATAAGGAGTGTCAACAAAAAAAGTCTTCAAGTTCTTAACAAATCATGACTTGATAGATTACAATTCTTACCGAGTACATTCCCATGAAGAGAGCCATAACGGACAAAGCGCAAACCACCTGCATTGGTTGAAACATTTCCACCAATTTGGCAGCTTCCTTTTGCACCTAAGTCCAGTGGCATTATAAATCTGAATGAAAGTTTAATTTACTTGAATgcagaatgaattaaaatgccAAACTTCGATTTGCTATAATTTCAATCACATGGGTCAAAGATCAAAACATGCGTGAAAGAGTACAATGACAATAGTACTTTAAAAGTAAGGAAGCAATTCGATGCAacgaaaaatgaaaataaataacaaaagaaagaaaaatcagtATCATATTTCTCTGCAAACTGAAAGTAGATTTTCATAAATTCTCGTACGAAAAATTCGTTcaaatattttaacacaaagTCCTCTGGAATTACTGAAAATCTCAAGAAATTCATAAAAGTATTCAGCTACATAGTGGTGGGTTAATAAAAATGACCAAACTGCACTCTCACCAAGAACATTATCAACAATCAAAGTAATATCCATCACAATATTCAAGAAGGAGAAATATCAGTAgctaaacttgaattttttattattattatacattaTAGAATCTCTTTTCCTTATAGTTTCAAATGCACTACAAGTCCCgtcagaaaagaaaatgaaggtttattgAACAATTACCCTTGGTTATCCAGGTAAGAAATAAGATTTTCCAATATGCATCCAGCTTCACAAACTAGTATGCCACTGACCTGAAATGCACCACGAGGTAATCACTTTCTAACTGGGTTCAGAAATATTATTCAACTTTGTCTAAACTAGAATTTGCAAATCAATTACTAGAACACTGCATTTTTATTTCACACTTTCTAGACACTTATTGAAATAAAGCCAGCCATTgctacagaaaaataaaaataaaaacaaaataataatgactCTAGGAACTTTGAAATGATGCAAAAAGATCTTGAACCCATTGCTACAAAGTATAGCTAGTGAATAAATCCAAAAGTCGCAACTGCAGGAACCAcggagaaaaacaagaaaactataAATGCCACAAGACTGTCTACCTTGTCAAAAGCTATAATCTTATTCATTGAACCCGCATTGATAATCACCTGCACAAAATATAATCAACAAGCACTTGAACATGAGATAATTTCCAAACACAcaggcgcgcgcgcgcgcgcgcgcacaaaGAAGATTACATTACCTCATCGAAAACCGGCACACTTCCGCCAACAAGTCCAGTATTTCCACCTTGTGGAACAACTGCCAACCGCCTCGAATTACAATATTCTAAAATCTTAGAAACCTAGCACACacacaaaaccaaataaataataataaaactgcattaattcattatataatagagaatttaaaataaataaataaacgaaCCTCCTCGGTGTTTCTAGGCAAGAGTAATAGTTTACTGGATCCTTTATATTTATGCATCCAATCAATATTTGCTGTCTCCAATCTATCTTCATCTTGAACCACGTTTTTCTCCCCTAACACTCCCTTGAAATAACTCACGTCATCGGAATTCAGACTCGAGAACGACGGATTCCTCTCAACTTTCGTCGCTAAAGAACCGAAACTTCTGTACAGTTGTGGATTCCGACCTCCATTTCCGAGCGGCAAAGCtgtttaaaacaagaaatttcaaAGTTTCGTTACAAATTGCAGGATTATTACTAGGATTAGAGAGTGATTGTACCTGAAATGGAGCGATAGATTGGATTATTGGAGGTTAATTGACGATTAACAAGTGATTTTATCGATTGTTTCAGGAGGCGATGAGTCACTTTGTACTTATCCATGATCTCCTCTTTGTTGCTCTTTTTTTCTGATGGCGTGATTAATTTTGCTTGCTTGCTTTCTTTACCGTTATCTACGAGTGTACTGGTTTATCAGGAATAAGTAATGGTATCCTGAGATACTtttatattctcttttttttttttatgattatctttttttaaaatgtattttaacgTGTAACTGATAGAATATGTAATATAAAATTTTCCCTGGTTTACATGaccatgttattaaattcaattcaactGATCAATCTTGAAACTTAACAATTTAATTCCTTACCTGCacgaatttaaaataaatctaagtAGAAGTTCACCTATCATGGCCTAATCAAGTTTGCCTATCCAGAAATGATCTAATTGACGATCTAATTGCGttaggattaaataaaataaaatgaaaattttttttaaacataatttttttttatataatgagattaaaattaatttatattaaagttattttgatttagTCTAATCAATTTTATCAATCCAAATACAACAGACTTGTTAAGTAAAATAagtttgaggatgaaattgattgaaaaaacttTTCAACTCAAATTCttatctaatttaaatttaaaattaaaccgtgTAGTTTTGACATGATTTAGTCCAAAGAATAACCTAaatgattattaaataaaattgaatgaaaaaaattaaagaaaaaaaaagacactaaattgaaaaataaaatatttaagctACATAATATTATTTAGTTCTCTCAGTTTGTTTAAGTAATTTACTAGCCTTGGTGTCCATTAATttcaacaactatttttttatgaaaaaaataatatttcagtgctgtaaacatattttttaaaaaatatatatatgactttcattataaacttgattggatcgaacatgttgactttatttagttagaaaaaaaataaaaaacaataatagattaatccaatttaaaaacaaaagtgcTTGGGATggtcttgagaaaaaaaaattgcaaaaggaAATAGAAAATGTATTTCAATTCACAATTCATTAAACATGTAAGAGCGCAATATagagaaaaaacacataaaaaatgatCATGGTCAGCCTAAGTTAACGTGACAAAACTGCAATCCTAATAACCAGAGCTGAATCAACTTTGTATATCCCACCAAACCATGGTCTAGATCATGAGATTATAATAactcgataaaaaaataaaaataattataaattcctttgaaaaatatattaatttttcaaactcacAACCCAATTTATTAAACATGAAGCATTATATCTTAGAAAAACCTTGAAGTATAGCTcccaattaatcaaatattaaataataaaactaaaaaaaaattgtacaaaaggattttaaaaaataacaataaaaagaaatatgatcaaaattgaaatataaaataatttttatatttgattgagaacaaaaaaaatcaaaagaataaggatcaaaattaatataaaaataatttttttatttaagggtgaaatttaaaagaatgataacttttataaaaaaaattaagaaaaaaatataaattaaaataataagaaccaaattgaaaaatataatactatCCATTtagattgaataatgaaattaaaaactaataaaacgtTTACAAATAagtcaagaaagaaaattaaaatcaaaataataatgatcaaactataaaaataatatgtggtaaattaggattgaatgatgaaatcaaaaatcaaaaaaaaaacttatacaaaaggttcaagaacaaaaaataaaaatcaaaagaataagatctaaaattaaaataccaataataaaaagaatcaagctataatttataaggaataaaagaaagaaaaaaagaaaaatcagctGGAGACAAGTTGAACCACCAAAGCTAACACGTGTTgctttataa
This window contains:
- the LOC133672511 gene encoding D-2-hydroxyglutarate dehydrogenase, mitochondrial, which codes for MDKYKVTHRLLKQSIKSLVNRQLTSNNPIYRSISALPLGNGGRNPQLYRSFGSLATKVERNPSFSSLNSDDVSYFKGVLGEKNVVQDEDRLETANIDWMHKYKGSSKLLLLPRNTEEVSKILEYCNSRRLAVVPQGGNTGLVGGSVPVFDEVIINAGSMNKIIAFDKVSGILVCEAGCILENLISYLDNQGFIMPLDLGAKGSCQIGGNVSTNAGGLRFVRYGSLHGNVLGLEAVLANGDVLDMLGTLRKDNTGYDLKHLFIGSEGSLGIVTKVSILTPPKLSSVNIAFLACEDYLSCQKLLSEAKRKLGEILSAFEFLDSHAMDLVLNHLEGVRNPLPSAVHNFYVLIETTGSDESYDKEKLEAFLLHSMESGLISDGVLAQDINQASSFWRIREGVPEALMRAGPVYKYDLSIPVEKMYSLVEEMRLRLGQSANVVGYGHLGDGNLHLNISAPRYDDTILAQIEPYVYEWTSKHRGSISAEHGLGLMKANEIFYSKSHETVQLMASIKKLLDPNGILNPYKVLPHSLCSYS